In the genome of Pseudomonas sp. LBUM920, one region contains:
- a CDS encoding urease accessory protein UreD, with the protein MNLPVSPALFTPSWHAELDLGYARFGDTTRPVMRRHLGPLRVQKHLYAEGPQVCQHIIVHPPGGIAGGDRLDIRAHVGAGAWAQLTSPGAAKWYRASGPAFQQLELTVEAGATLEWLPQETIVFSAAQAELTTRIDLQGDARLFYWDVVALGRPASGERFDLGHFQAHLDIRRDGQLLWHERQRIVGADGLLDSPIGLDGQPVFATLLLTGDIEPDLLESCRALPHAVRGDLTQLPGLLVARCLASEALLARGWLIDLWKLLRPTVLGREAVPPRIWST; encoded by the coding sequence ATGAACCTGCCCGTTTCCCCTGCCCTGTTCACCCCCAGCTGGCATGCCGAGCTGGACCTCGGCTACGCGCGTTTCGGCGACACCACGCGCCCGGTGATGCGCCGCCACCTCGGCCCGCTGCGCGTGCAAAAGCACCTGTACGCCGAAGGTCCCCAGGTGTGCCAGCACATCATCGTGCACCCGCCCGGCGGGATTGCCGGCGGTGATCGCCTGGACATCCGCGCCCATGTTGGCGCCGGTGCCTGGGCGCAATTGACCAGCCCCGGCGCAGCCAAGTGGTACCGCGCCAGCGGCCCGGCCTTTCAACAGCTTGAATTGACCGTGGAAGCGGGCGCCACGCTGGAGTGGCTGCCCCAGGAAACCATCGTGTTCAGCGCCGCCCAGGCCGAACTCACCACCCGCATTGACCTGCAAGGCGATGCCCGGCTGTTCTACTGGGACGTGGTCGCTCTCGGCCGGCCAGCCAGTGGCGAGCGTTTTGACCTGGGCCACTTTCAAGCGCACCTGGATATTCGCCGCGACGGCCAGTTGCTCTGGCATGAGCGCCAGCGCATTGTAGGCGCCGACGGGTTGCTCGACTCGCCCATCGGGCTGGACGGGCAACCGGTGTTCGCCACACTGCTGCTCACTGGCGATATCGAGCCTGACTTATTGGAAAGCTGCCGCGCCTTGCCCCATGCGGTGCGCGGCGACCTGACCCAACTGCCCGGGCTGCTGGTGGCCCGCTGTTTGGCCAGTGAAGCGCTGCTGGCGCGGGGCTGGTTGATTGATCTGTGGAAACTGCTGCGTCCGACCGTACTGGGGCGAGAGGCGGTTCCACCAAGAATTTGGAGCACATGA
- the urtE gene encoding urea ABC transporter ATP-binding subunit UrtE, which translates to MLQVDKLHQYYGGSHILRGLSFDVKIGEVTCLLGRNGVGKTTLLKCLMGLLPAKEGAVNWEGKAITGLKPHQRVHAGIAYVPQGREIFARLTVEENLLMGLSRFPGSEAKQVPAFIYELFPVLLQMKHRRGGDLSGGQQQQLAIGRALASRPRLLILDEPTEGIQPSVIKEIGMVIKKLAARGDMAILLVEQFYDFAAELADQYLVMSRGEIVQQGRGENMESEGVRGLVTI; encoded by the coding sequence ATGCTGCAAGTCGACAAGCTGCATCAGTACTACGGCGGTAGCCATATCCTGCGCGGGCTGTCTTTTGACGTGAAGATCGGCGAGGTCACCTGCCTGCTCGGCCGTAACGGTGTGGGCAAAACCACCCTGCTCAAGTGCCTGATGGGTTTGCTGCCGGCCAAAGAGGGCGCCGTGAACTGGGAAGGCAAAGCCATTACCGGGCTCAAGCCGCATCAGCGCGTGCACGCTGGCATCGCCTACGTGCCACAGGGCCGGGAGATTTTTGCGCGGCTGACGGTGGAAGAGAACCTGTTGATGGGCCTGTCGCGCTTTCCGGGTTCTGAGGCCAAGCAAGTGCCGGCGTTTATCTATGAATTGTTCCCGGTACTGCTGCAAATGAAACACCGGCGCGGCGGTGACTTGTCCGGCGGCCAACAGCAACAGTTGGCGATTGGCCGCGCCCTGGCCAGCCGCCCGCGCCTGTTGATCCTCGATGAGCCCACCGAAGGCATCCAGCCGTCGGTGATCAAGGAAATCGGCATGGTGATCAAGAAGCTCGCCGCACGCGGCGATATGGCGATCCTGCTGGTGGAGCAGTTCTATGACTTCGCCGCCGAGCTGGCGGACCAATACCTGGTGATGTCACGCGGCGAAATCGTCCAGCAAGGCCGCGGTGAAAATATGGAAAGTGAGGGTGTACGCGGGCTGGTTACCATCTAA
- the urtD gene encoding urea ABC transporter ATP-binding protein UrtD, whose amino-acid sequence MRVTATAEFMLEPILEPNKDAGSSRDAIGLGQAAGKGLNTRHGTILTLEDISVSFDGFKALNDLNLYIGVGELRCIIGPNGAGKTTLMDVITGKTRPSHGKAWFGETLDLTSMSEVQIAQAGIGRKFQKPTVFEALSVFENLELAQKTDKSVWASLRARLSGEQKDRIDEVLDTLRLSASAQRPAGLLSHGQKQFLEIGMLLVQDPQLLLLDEPVAGMTDAETEFTAELFKRLAGKHSLMVVEHDMGFVGSIADHVTVLHQGSVLAEGSLEHVQENERVIEVYLGR is encoded by the coding sequence ATGAGAGTCACAGCGACGGCGGAATTTATGCTCGAACCCATTCTTGAGCCAAACAAAGACGCGGGCAGTAGCCGCGATGCGATCGGCCTCGGCCAGGCCGCCGGCAAGGGCCTCAATACCCGCCACGGCACAATCCTGACCCTGGAAGACATCAGCGTCAGCTTCGACGGTTTCAAGGCGCTCAACGACTTGAACCTCTACATCGGCGTCGGCGAATTGCGCTGCATCATCGGCCCCAACGGCGCGGGCAAGACCACGCTGATGGACGTGATCACCGGCAAGACCCGCCCCAGCCACGGCAAGGCCTGGTTCGGCGAAACCCTCGACCTGACAAGCATGAGCGAGGTGCAGATCGCCCAGGCCGGCATCGGCCGCAAGTTCCAGAAACCCACCGTGTTCGAAGCCCTCAGCGTGTTCGAAAACCTGGAGCTGGCGCAGAAAACCGACAAATCCGTGTGGGCCAGCCTGCGCGCACGCTTGAGCGGCGAGCAAAAAGACCGCATCGATGAAGTGCTCGACACCCTGCGCCTGAGCGCCTCGGCGCAGCGCCCGGCGGGCTTGCTGTCACACGGGCAAAAGCAGTTCCTGGAAATCGGCATGCTGCTCGTGCAAGACCCGCAGCTATTGCTGCTGGACGAACCCGTGGCGGGCATGACCGACGCCGAAACCGAATTCACCGCCGAACTGTTCAAGCGCCTGGCAGGCAAACATTCGCTGATGGTGGTGGAGCACGACATGGGCTTTGTCGGCTCGATTGCCGACCACGTGACGGTGTTGCACCAGGGCAGCGTGCTGGCCGAAGGGTCGCTGGAACACGTGCAGGAAAATGAGCGAGTGATCGAGGTTTACCTCGGTCGCTAA
- the urtC gene encoding urea ABC transporter permease subunit UrtC — protein sequence MNQPLMLTATRKAGPTLTIAVGAVILILLLALPLCSLLAPENPLHVSAYTLTLVGKILCYAIVALALDLVWGYAGMLSLGHGLFFALGGYAMGMYLMRQASGDELPAFMTFLSWTELPWYWVGTEHFLWAMCLVVLAPGLLALVFGFFAFRSRIKGVYFSIMTQALTFAGMLLFFRNETGFGGNNGFTNFRSILGFGITEPGTRAVLFFATVVLLVASLYTGWRLAQSKFGRVLTALRDAENRLMFCGYDPRGFKLFVWVLSAVLCGLAGALYVPQVGIINPSEMSPTNSIEAAVWVALGGRGTLIGPLLGAGVVNGMKSWFTVAFPEYWLFFLGALFILVTLYLPKGVIGLLKKRGEQ from the coding sequence ATGAACCAGCCATTGATGCTTACGGCCACGCGAAAGGCCGGCCCCACGCTGACAATAGCCGTCGGCGCGGTGATCCTGATCCTGCTGCTGGCGTTGCCTTTGTGTTCGCTGCTGGCGCCGGAAAACCCGCTGCACGTGTCGGCCTACACCCTCACGCTGGTGGGCAAGATCCTTTGCTACGCCATCGTCGCCCTGGCCCTGGACCTGGTGTGGGGCTATGCGGGCATGCTGTCCCTCGGCCACGGTTTGTTCTTTGCCCTCGGCGGTTATGCGATGGGCATGTACCTGATGCGCCAGGCCTCCGGCGATGAGCTGCCGGCGTTCATGACCTTTTTGTCGTGGACCGAACTGCCCTGGTATTGGGTTGGCACCGAGCACTTCCTCTGGGCGATGTGCCTGGTGGTATTGGCGCCGGGGTTGCTGGCGCTGGTGTTTGGCTTCTTCGCCTTCCGCTCGCGGATCAAGGGCGTGTATTTCTCGATCATGACCCAGGCTTTGACCTTTGCCGGGATGCTGCTGTTTTTTCGCAACGAGACCGGGTTTGGTGGCAATAACGGCTTCACCAATTTCCGCAGCATTCTGGGCTTTGGGATTACCGAACCGGGCACGCGGGCGGTGCTGTTTTTTGCCACGGTCGTGTTGCTGGTCGCCAGCCTCTACACCGGCTGGCGCCTGGCGCAGAGCAAGTTCGGCCGCGTGCTCACCGCCCTGCGCGATGCCGAGAACCGCTTGATGTTCTGCGGCTATGACCCGCGTGGCTTCAAGCTGTTTGTGTGGGTGTTGAGCGCGGTATTGTGTGGCCTGGCGGGCGCGTTGTATGTGCCGCAAGTGGGCATCATCAACCCCAGCGAAATGTCGCCGACCAACTCCATTGAAGCCGCCGTGTGGGTGGCCTTGGGCGGGCGTGGCACGCTGATCGGGCCATTGCTCGGCGCCGGTGTGGTGAACGGCATGAAGAGCTGGTTCACCGTGGCCTTCCCGGAATACTGGCTGTTCTTTCTGGGGGCGCTGTTCATCCTCGTCACCTTGTATTTGCCCAAGGGCGTGATCGGCCTGTTGAAGAAACGGGGTGAACAATGA